In Oncorhynchus keta strain PuntledgeMale-10-30-2019 chromosome 19, Oket_V2, whole genome shotgun sequence, a single genomic region encodes these proteins:
- the LOC118378464 gene encoding neurexophilin-1-like, whose amino-acid sequence MQATCWCAVLLLTPAFYLVTSVHASKGDLLKSGSPKSTLKHIWTESGKDLSISRLLSQTLHGKENTTALDLRYDTPEPYSEQDLWDWLRNSTDLQDSRPRAKRRPMVKTGKFKKMFGWGDFHSNIKTVKLNLLITGKIVDHGNGTFSVYFRHNSTGQGNVSVSLVPPTKIVEFDVAAQQSVIDAKDSKSFNCRIEYEKVEKGARNTLCNFDPSKTCYQEQTQSHVSWLCSKPFKVICIYISFYSTDYKLVQKVCPDYNYHSETPYFPSG is encoded by the coding sequence GTGACAAGTGTACATGCTTCCAAGGGAGACCTCCTCAAATCGGGCAGCCCCAAGTCAACATTAAAACACATATGGACAGAAAGCGGCAAGGACCTGTCAATCAGCAGGTTGCTGTCACAGACTCTCCATGGCAAAGAGAACACCACGGCCCTGGACCTGCGCTACGACACCCCGGAGCCCTACTCCGAGCAGGACCTCTGGGACTGGCTGAGGAACTCTACCGACCTCCAGGATTCTAGACCTAGAGCCAAACGGCGGCCTATGGTCAAGACAGGCAAGTTCAAGAAGATGTTTGGATGGGGAGACTTCCACTCCAACATCAAGACAGTCAAGCTCAACCTCCTCATCACCGGGAAGATTGTGGACCACGGCAACGGAACCTTCAGCGTCTACTTCAGACACAACTCCACAGGCCAGGGAAACGTGTCTGTGAGTCTCGTCCCGCCAACGAAGATCGTGGAGTTCGATGTGGCAGCCCAGCAGTCCGTGATTGACGCCAAGGACTCCAAGTCCTTCAACTGCCGCATCGAGTACGAGAAGGTGGAGAAGGGTGCCAGGAACACGCTGTGTAACTTCGACCCATCCAAGACATGTTACCAGGAGCAGACTCAGAGCCACGTCTCCTGGCTCTGTTCCAAGCCCTTTAAAGTAATCTGCATCTACATCTCCTTCTACAGCACTGACTACAAGCTGGTGCAGAAAGTCTGCCcggactacaactaccacagTGAAACTCCCTACTTCCCCTCTGGCTGA